Below is a genomic region from Miscanthus floridulus cultivar M001 chromosome 1, ASM1932011v1, whole genome shotgun sequence.
AGTTCATCTCTTTGAGAACATATTACATACCAAGCCACTGGCTTAAATACATGGCACTGAAGGTATTTATGTTTTTCCTTTGGATTTACATTGTACTTTTTTGTCTAAATGTTTTCTTGACCTTACAAAATGACAAATTTTCTTTCTACTCTCTGCAACAAATTTTTTATATTTATCTATTTTTGTATTATTGTCAGTGGCACGAGATACAACACCAATACATTTCTTTTCATATATTGCCAATTTATGTTTGGTTGCTTGGCCAAGAAACTGAACATAAACAATATGAGTTTCTAAACAAAAAGTGATGAGAACTATTTTGTTATTCATTATTTCCACAATTCTCACCTCAGTACATGTGCATAGTAAATGAATTTAGTGGTTATGCTTGTAGCCTGCCATAAGCAACTCTAAAAAAGCAGTAATCATCATAAGTCCAACTTCAAGCACAAAGCAAAATGTTTTTTATCAACTATTATTGGTACTGGATCTGGGGTCTAAGGAGATACAGTAGAAAGAATCAAGCAACTACGAAATATTGTCTTCTCAAGAAAATGAAGTGTACATAATCCACGAATCTGACTAACTGAGATACCTACAACAACCTTTTGTATCAGGCATTTCACCAGCTTGACCTGACATGAAGACTTGTCATTCGGAAAAGAACAGTAACTGCCTTGTTTTTTCACAAACTAACTATATGTGAAGGAAAACATCCATCATTTGATAGCAACAAACAAGTTGGTCCCCAATTTATAAGTGAAGCACGTTCATAGTTCTCCAGTATCATGTTGCTGAACACATACAATGCTACTTTTTCAGTTGTACACAATCTAGTTGTAGAAGTACCTAGCTCAACCACATCTTGATATAAGAAAACAATTGTATATGGCTAAGTAGTATCATACTGTCATTTCTTTTCTGGACGATCATGCTCGGCAACACTGCTAATAGTAGAATCTTGGGCAGAGCAGAGCTTGATTGTAAAAGCTAGATACTTGCATACAATTGATTTTTATTCCCAATTTGTGGTTGAGCTAGGTGCTTCTACTATTGGATTCTATACTACTAAAAATGTAGCATTGTCTATGCTCAACAGTATGATACTTGAGAACTTTGAAGGTGCTTCACTTGAAAATCGTGAACCAACTTATTTGTTGCTATACCTGGTAAAAAAAACTTGCTTGTTGCTATGAGATCCAAACGATAAATGTTTTCCTTTAGATATAATTAGTTTGTACTATAACCTTATTAGGCAATTGGGATACCAAAAAAAATGGAATGCTGGGTAGTTACAATTGTTTTCCCAATAATAAATCTTCCCAATGGCAGGTCAAGCTGGGAAATGTTTGGTGAAACATTGTTGTAGATATCTCCGTAGCTCAGATTGGTAAACTCTATGCACTTTGTTTTCTTGAGAAAATATTTCAAAATTGCTTGGTTCTTTATGTTGTCTTTCGTTAAACCTCAGATCTCGTACTCGTAATAGTTAAGAACATGAAAGCATTACCTTTTATTCCTTCATTAAGGTTGAACTTACCAGGATTACTGACTTTTGGGGTTGCTCATGGTAGGTTGTAGTGTTAAGCATTACCACTAAATTATTTACTATGCACATGTGACGTGGGAATTATGGAAATGAAGTATAGTAAAATAGTTCACATCGATTTTTGTTTAGAAACTCTTTTTGTTTATAGTCAATTCCTCAGCCAAACGACCAGACATAAATTGGCAATATATGACAAGAAATGTACCGGTATCGTAGAGCTAATAAGAAAAAACAACGCTAAGTATTGAATTGATAGTCGCTGCTAATGATATATCTAGGAGTTTCCACGAACAAAAGCAATGCCATTGTATCTCCCACCAATAAATTTGTCATTTTGTAAGGTCAAGAAAATAAATTTGTTATTTTGTAAGGTCAAGAAAATATTTATGCACAAAACTACAATGAAAATGTAGCCCACTCTAAATAAGAAATGATCCTGCCAGTGGAAAAAACATAAATACGTTTAACAAGTTCAACAAGGGGTAGCCCATTTCTTATGGCACCACAAACCTAGTACCAAATCAACAACAGCTACCACATTTTGAGTGCTATAATGCACATGGGTACCATCAATTGAACCCACACAGTCCTTCATGATGCCCATATGATGAACATTAACATTTTATGGCCCATAGCATGCACACAAATCTATCTATTTAACTTAAGTACAGCTGATCTACACCTTAAAGTATGAATACCATCTAGATCTGGTATTGATTTTAAATGACGTCTCATTTGATGGTACTTTTACCATCTCTTGTCTAAGTTCACCAATAGCAAACAATACCTCCTTGAAGTATCTACTCATTGTCTCTATGGATCTCACAAAGGATTGGTTGATCACCCTAAACCACTGGGTATGCCCCACCACATGTAGAAACATATATTGAAAATTATTGCCCCTCAACAAAGCTTGTATGCTACAAGTTTCCGCCCCTTAACAAATTGCATAGCTAAAAAAAGGGCTCATACGTAACATATTGACACACATTCTACATCATTGTAGTTGCAGATTTTGTCCATGTATGTTTGGCGTTCTACATCCCTGCCCATAGGGGCACAGGTGGTACAAGGACATTTGTTATTAACCAATCTAATTTTACTAAAGAAGATGCATACATAGCCACGACCATAGTAGTTGCATGCAAAGTAAGTGCACTCCTACTGTTTCCTGAAACCATCTAAACACATCAAGAAAAAAAATACATGAACTACTTAGAGACTAGATTATTAGCAAATATTTGGCAAAAGTATATGCTCAAACAATGTAATGACATTACAGGCAGTGGCATGCGCTCAGCTGTTACCATCACAGGCGGTGGAAAGTGCTCAACTATAAACGTAATGACATAAATAAAAGGCAGAGGTACTTGTCCAGTTATATTGAATAATAACATAATCATCAGCAGAGACACTTTGCAATCCACATAGAACTAACTATTGTGGATGAGAGCGTAAACCGTATTGTCAATCACCATACGAAGAAGAATCACACAAAGAAAAAACCAGACAAGAGGACCACATAACAAGGGGAGGTTATTTGGGGTTACCGTAGCAGCATAGCAATAAGCACGAAGAGGAACAACTAGAGGAGATCTTGGATGTAAGCCTAAAATGGAACAAGTAACTAATCCAAGTTATAAATTGGTACAACCACCATGGATCTGAAGACACTACACGAAAATGGACATCAAGGATTGGATTAGGGTTTACAAGGAGTGAATAGAAGGAAAGGGGAACAGTGGGAAATACTTGCCTTTTGCAAAACACAACACGAATCAAAGAACCTACAAGGTGTGAACCAAACTCATTAGATTTACATCCCTATCTACCAAAACCAAAGAAAGGGATGAGGCATGAGAGGGATGCACCATGGATGAGAGTTGAGATGCTAgagaagggagaggaggggcAAGAAGCACATAGGAGAGGGTTTGATTTTCCTCGGGGCAAGACGCAAGCGAATGAGACTAGGAGAGGGAGTAGTGGCGGCGGCGAGATAAATAGGAGGGAGGATAGCTTGTGAAGGGGTGGTAACCCTGGTGGTTTTTAGAGTGTGGATGTGGAGGGCCACAAGTAGATGGGTGGGGATGCTTTTGTATGACTagagcctagcccaatcattagTCCAGCCAACCAAACACCCACAAGGTACATCCACGGAACTAAGTTAGGCCGGATACAAGGAACCAATCACACCCTAATTGGGGTTGCTATAGATCTAATGTCACTATGTTCTCCTTGCACATCCTCTTCATCTGTGGGCCCCTTCACCCCCACCTTTTCCCCTGTTGCTGCTCTATTGCATCCCTCAAATAGTCTGTTCGTTGGTtgatttctggactgataagcccggctgatgctgatttgttgtgagaggaaaacattaaacccggcttgatccgcttcttttttcacccggaacagtattttcctctcacaaattactccagaattcctccaaaccatccaaattcctccagaaccatACCATCTGAACAGGACCAGATTGAcggataagccctggctgaaacaaaaaaaaaaggctgAAAGCCCCAACTGTCCAGCCACCGTCCACTCAAATCATCATGCTTGATTCCATGAATCGCTCGGCTTCAGCCTGCCACTCATggacttgttttttcttttttcactAACAAAAGTATACtttcttcattgatgacatgttAGCACTGAAGTTTAGAGATACAGTTAGTACTCCTTCGGAAGTTACTTTGCTTCTCTCGGTTTTTTTCTCCTATTTTttatgccatatttgtttccccTATTTTtgatttttattttcaaaataggAAGTTTGAGACCCTCTATTCTAAAACGAGTAAGTCAAACCATTtataatttgagcaatttttcacaaataaacaatcactagcaaacttgcccgtgcgttgcaatgggTCCCAATACGTATTAGAATCGGAATGTAAACTATCATCGGACGCGAGCTGTTGTAACTCTAGATCACATGCGGGACATGAAGAGTTGTTGTAAGTTGTAACTCAATTTTTTATATGGTATTAGcccacaaggattatactggtacATGCATACTGCTTAAAGACATTTATTTAGATGGGACTTGATAACAAACTGTTCAAAACTTCATTTTATATTTAATTAGTTGGACCATCGGCTCAACTAGAATATAATAAGTGAAAAGTGTTATTTGTAATCATAATTGCATACACAACTTAGCTGTAAAAATATTTCTTTTTTGATGAGGAGCTCACTTTGAAAGTCCataatattatatttattatttatttatttattaaataTCGATCTGAAAAATCGTTTCTCTAATCAACTTGATCTCCGCCATGAGTTTTGCCATCTATTCATGGCTACGAACTAATTAAATTCGTTATACATCATATTTCATTAACAGTCCATACCTGTAGGCATGGGTTTTGTTGGGGCATGCGCATGTATGATTAACAGTCCACGTACATGTAGACTTTGGTTTCGTTGGGACATGCGCACGTATGACATGTTGGTAGATGTTTCGCTGCAGCAGCACACGGATATATAAACACCAACTCATCTAATCAGGGTGTGATCGAATAGTGCACTTACCTACGTACTCCCTCCGGTTCTTTAAAGCTAGTTGTTTTGAGGTTGTCTTAAATCAAACATTTTAAATTTTGACTACAaatataaaagtgatgtaagtagattcatctcgaaatgtagtttcataaaaatatatattgactatattttatagtAAAAAGTAATGGTCAAAGTCGTTTCTTAAAGACTATGTCGATGTTCAAAACGACTCGCTTTAGACAACCTGATGGAGCATGTGACACGTGTAGCCGAGCATGCCTAGTACAGTCAAACGGCCGCAAAGGTCTAGAAGAAAGGATAGGACTCGAATGTGCCTGAAGCAGATTCAAACAGGTTCCAAAGACCTACGTAGGACGGACCCAGCCAGAACTGCTCTATTGTAGATGTGGGCCCACATGCAGAGGTGGACCAAGGATTAATAAGGGtacaataaaaaaataaaaacaaggtTAAAAGAAACGCTCTATTGTAGATAACATAGACACGGACACTCTAGATTTACATCGCACGAAAGACGGACAACGTATTGGGATCGAAAAATAGTAGACAATATATGTGAGCATGGCTTATGAGTCCCAGTCACACACACGATCTAATACGTTTTGGAATTAGACTCGTATCATACTAGACAAGAGCTATTCTAATTCGTATAAGCATAggttatattattatatatataaattcgGACAGAAAAAACTCTCTATTATCCATAAGTTAGAGGAAGacgaacaaaaaaaaaatagatggACGAAAAAAACAGTCGAAACTTTTATTAGTTATAGatacggatggctagccacgagTCGACCAAACGTCATCGAGTCATTCCTCCACGCAAAGGAAAGGGCCACGTACGTTCAGGCAGAAAAAAAGAAACCTTCTAGAATACAAGTCTCTGTACGGTGCGTGCTGCGGTCGATTCAAATGTCAAAATTCAACTCTGGACGACGACCGAGGCCGGTCCAGTCCAATTGTCCAAACGGCCGAAAGACGGGAGACGAGGTCACCGATGCTTCCCATGACCGACTCGGCTTCGTGCCGTCCGCGCCTACGCGATGCTTCGCGTACTCCCTCATCatatctgctgctgctgcatacTTAGCGGAGGGGAAAGGTAGGCGAGGGAACCAACGCAACCTCTGAGCTGTGAGCTCTCACGACACGACCTCTCTTCGGCAAACAAACATGGCAGCGCGCCTCTTGCTCGGGAGGATCCAGTCGGCCGGCCGTCTTTCCGGCGCCCACCGTGGCCCGCGGCTGCTCCGATGTCCTCTTCCACCGGCGGGGGATCGATCGGTCTGCAGCAACGCGTACGGACCGCAAATCAAGACGGACACCAGGATCACGGTTTGTTCCCTTTATTTCCTGCCGTTTCAAGTTCAGTTCCAGAACCATATGAGTCCAGATAATTCATGCTTGGTTTCTGCTAATGAAACTTCTCTGATGCCCACTGCTTGCAACGAACGTGCAGGAACATGAGCCGCATCTCGACAGCTTTTCAGATCCCCAGGTTGCCCATGAGCACCAACAGTTCGTTCAGTTCCTCGACAGGATGCTGGATGCGATCAGGAATCCTCAAAGTCTCGCACAGATGCAACGCCGGAGGCTTGCCAGTGGGCTGAAAGTTTTAGATGATGACATATGAGTCAAATTCTCACTGCGGAAATACAAGAGTTGAAGAAACTAATGAACAGTTTGTGGTGTATAAAGTGACCCTGCTATGTCTTGTACAGTAAATAACAATGTGCAACTTCAGTGTGAGACTGCTATTGTTCAGGTTCATTTAGATTATGGATCAGAACATCGGCTTAAATATTTGATATATAATATGTACTTGAATTAGTTTCATTTCCGTGTAGTGGGTTTGCGTACCAAAGCCGATCATCTAACACGGTATTACAGACTCCTTAATAAAACACATGCTTACCTTTGTTGCAACGTTACCAGCTCAACAGTTCACAGGTTCACAGGAAAGGAATATCATCTGCCTTCATTCTTGTATCTTTGCAATTGCAACAAAGCAGCAATACCATCATTGCAGCCTCACAGGAAGGCATCTGATTATGCCAAGCTTCTCCAAACTACCAACAGCCTTTACACAGATTTTCCCTCAGTCTTCTGTCTTTCTCATGCTTGAGATGAGAATAGGCATATATCCCTACAGGGCGCAGTATATATGTTGCTTCATCAGATAACATAGAAACCTTGAGAGGATAGAGCAATAGAAAATGAAGCACTGCAGAAGTTCAAGACAAAAATGGGGCAGGCACAGCTTACACAGAAAGTTGTCACAATTGACTGCAGCCATAAATTGAAAGAGATTTCAGACTAGAATGAATTGGTTATCAGTGGAAAAGAAATGTAGGACAACACTGACCTGTCCTGTCTGCATGCCATGGAACCATTTAAATTTCTTTAGAAGATTTTAAAcagaataaagaaaaagaaaaaaaaattggaaATTTTACTGCTCATAACTTCTAGTTATATCTTTGCCACAGATGAGAATGACCAAGTTCAGACACCATATATTTGCCACAGATGAGACTTGAATGCCTTTATCCAGCCTGAGAGTACAAATAATTTAACATACGAAGTTGCAAACAAGTTATACTTACCACCTTTTTTCTCAAGAAAATGTAGAACTGCAATACACATACCGCTTTTCAACAGGTAGTTGTCTGTATAACGTGTTCTTCCTTGACTTTCCATCAGAAGGGCATATCAGTGTCAGTGGGACAAATCATATTGCCAGCACCTTCAACAAGATAACGATCCAAGGATTAAACTTGACGTCGCAATGGAGATGACAGCTGAGCTGCGGTTATACGTAGATATGTCTTACAAATGTATCTAATCTAGTATATTCTAGAGTCTAGATTACACAAAAGCACAACAAAGTAGACTGATGCCTAATTAGATTAAAATGGCTTTGTTTTTCCAAGACAGAAAATGCATACTAAAGGTTGAGATGCACCCTATCTACCAGAATGACACTCCCATTTAGCTAGTTTTTATACTACTTGTGGGGAAAACACTGCCACTCTGACATTTGCTATAACAAATTACTTGATGGACAATCATATGCTGTCATTTTGTTCATTTACTATAACAATTATCTACATCAGTGGCCCAATGGCACGCACGATTCCTATGTCTGATTACATTTAAGTTTGTGCATGGATCAGCAGCAAGACAGGAATAGGATCTTTTAGATTTGCGTACCAAAGCTGATCATCTAACACAGTATTACAGATTCAATAATAATGTGCATGCTTGTAACTTTGCAACTGAAGCAGCAACACCATAACTGCAGCCTCACAGGAAGACATCTGACTATGTTAAGCTTCTCCGTAAAAATGCCAATATCTTTACACAGATTTTGCCTTGGTCTTCCGTGTGTTTCTAATGCTTGAGAATAGGCATATCCCTACAGGACACAGTATACATGTTGCTTCATCAGATAACATAAAAGAGTTGGGGAAAATAGTGTGATAGAAAATGAAGTACTGCACAAGTCCAAGACAGAATGCAGGAACAGCTTACACAGAAAGCTATCACCATTGACTATGCCCATAAATCGAAAGAGCTTGCAGAGTTGTATGAAGGGCTATCAGTGCAAAATAAATGTAGGACAGCACTGACCTGTCATGTGCACATGCCATGGAATCATTTCAATTTGTTTAGAAGagtttaaaaagaagaaaaagaaaaattggAAATTTTATTGCTCATAACTTCCATTTATATCTTTGTTACAGATGAGAATGGCCAAGTTCAGTCGTCATATATTAGCACCAAAAAAGAGGCCTGGCATCCAGCCTGAGTATGAATAATCTAATATACGAAGTTGCACACAAGTTATACTCACCACTTCTTTTTTCTTAAGTAAATGTCGAACTGCATACACAATTACACATACTGCTCTTCAACAGCCAGTGGTCTGTAAAACAATgtgttcttccttggatttccaTCAGAAGGGCATATCGGTGCCACTGGGACAAATCATATTGCCAGAACCTTCAACAagataatgatacaaggatcaaaCTTAATGTCACAATGGAGACAACAGCTGCGGTTATACATGGATATGCCTTACAAATATATCTAACCTACAGAGTCTAGACTACACAAAAGCATAACAAAGTAGACTAATTAAAATGGCTTTGTTGTTCCACGATAGAAAACATATACTACAAGTGGAGACACACCATATCTACCAGAATGACACTCCCATTTAGCTAGTTTTTATACTACTTGAAGGGAAAACATAAGATGCTGCCACTATGACCATTTGCTATAACAAATTACTTGAAGGGAAAACATATGCTGCCATTTTGTATATGTACTATAACAACTACCTACAGTTAGTGGCTCAATGGCATGTATGATTCTGATCTGATTAAATTTAAGTTTCTGCATGGATCAGCAGCAAGGCAGGAACATGATCTTTTAGATTAGTAAATAGTAGCACTTTATTCAAGAAAGTTGCTATTCATTAGGTTCAAGAGATAATTAAGGTGCATAGAACATCAAACAATCTTTTGTTCTTTTTAAATCCCACCTGTGTGTTGTTATCTGGGTGCACGGGGTTACATAGATCTGGTCTGGGAACATAGCCTTCCTCTCTTAGTTCTCGAAGCAGGGCCTTCAAGGACGTGTAGATATCTTCAGACTCAGGGTGGCTTTTATCTGATCCAACAAATAAATGGCTGCTGTTATTAACATCTACCAAGCTGTACCCAGGTATCTTCAGGATCTTATTATCCTTCATCAATCTTCTAACTTTTGATACACCATCCCATCGCCCAGCAACTGCATTGATATTGGACATGAGGACATAATAACCAGAATTACCAGGGTCCAACTTGAACAGTTCTTGGGAAGCGATGTCCGCAAGTTCAACATTGCGATTTGCGATGCACACGGCAAGCATGGAGAAGGGCACCCCAAATGCCAGCATCTGACTTGAAAGGCATATCAGCAATAAATTGTATGGCTTTATCTAACCTCCCAGAACGACTGTATAGGTCGACCATGCAAGCAAAATGCTCCAATCGTGGGACAATCAGATATTCCTTAGTCATGCATTCAAAAAGTTGGAGTCCTTCAACCAGCCCAGCATGAGCACAAGCAGATATCAAAACAAGGAATGTTACATGGTCTGGCTTGTATCCTTCCTCCTGCATACGATGTAAGAAGCTCACTGACTCTTTAACAAGACCATGAGCCCCATAGGCAGAAAGTATACCATTCCATGATACTTCATTCTTATTAGGCATGAATTCAAAAACACGAAGAGCCAACTCCATGTTCCCACATTTCTACATGTCTATCAGAGCACTCTCAGCAAATATGTCAGCCTTTATAGGACCTTTTATGATAACACCATGAATCTCCTTCCCATAATATATAGCTGGCAAACTTGCACATGCTGATAGGGCAGAAGATATGGTTACATTATTGTACTTTATTCCTTCCATACACATCTGACGGAAAAGGTCTAGAGCTTCTTGTGGTTCTCCATTCTGTGAAAAGCTTGAAATCATTGAGTTCCATGTCACCTCATCCTTCAGAGACATTTTGGAGAAGATATAATGGCTCAGGTCAAGGCTGCCACACTTTGCGTACATGTCCATCAGTGCACTCTCCACATAACATTTTCCTTCATATGCATTTCTTAGAACATAACCATGGATCTCCTGACCAAGAGGCAAAGCAGCCATACTAGCACACGCTGGCAAGATGCTAGCTACAGTAACAGCATTTGGTTTGATGCATTGTTCTAACAAGTACCGGAACATTTGCAGTGCCTCTTCACTCATCCCATTAAGAACATAACCTGATATCATCGTACTGCCAATAACCACATCGATAACCCTA
It encodes:
- the LOC136475693 gene encoding uncharacterized protein, whose protein sequence is MAARLLLGRIQSAGRLSGAHRGPRLLRCPLPPAGDRSVCSNAYGPQIKTDTRITEHEPHLDSFSDPQVAHEHQQFVQFLDRMLDAIRNPQSLAQMQRRRLASGLKVLDDDI